One genomic region from Mycoplasmopsis columbina encodes:
- the pip gene encoding prolyl aminopeptidase — protein sequence MKTYEKYLYPEIEPYEKGFYDTKDGHQIYYEISGNPHGVPILYIHGGPGGGTSKNSRRFFNPEYYKIVVFDQRGCGKSQPSLSLKNNNSNKLVEDIENLRVFLNIKEWILFGGSWGSTLSLLYALKYPNNVSKMILRGIFLARQSDVDWLYQEGASYMKPIEFAKFTSILSSEERNNIVESYYKIMNYGTEKEKEIAFREWSRWETSLVSINQMNFDENDKKGNAEISLLENYYFYNKTFIPENYILDNIKIIQHIETFIVHGEYDLDCRPSSAYELHQKMLNSQLFIIKKAAHTIGDYKITKKLVEITNSLVK from the coding sequence ATGAAAACATATGAAAAATATTTATATCCTGAGATTGAACCTTATGAAAAAGGATTTTATGATACAAAAGATGGTCACCAAATTTATTATGAAATAAGTGGAAATCCTCACGGAGTTCCAATATTATATATTCATGGTGGACCAGGCGGAGGAACCAGTAAAAATTCAAGAAGATTTTTTAACCCAGAGTACTATAAAATAGTTGTATTTGATCAAAGAGGATGCGGAAAATCTCAACCTTCGCTTAGTTTAAAAAATAATAATTCTAATAAATTAGTTGAAGATATTGAAAATTTAAGAGTTTTTTTAAACATCAAAGAATGAATTCTTTTTGGTGGATCATGAGGTTCAACTTTAAGTCTTTTATATGCTTTAAAATACCCAAACAATGTTTCAAAAATGATACTAAGAGGAATTTTCTTAGCTAGACAAAGTGATGTAGATTGATTGTATCAAGAGGGTGCATCATATATGAAGCCAATTGAATTTGCAAAATTTACATCAATTTTAAGTAGCGAAGAAAGAAATAATATCGTTGAATCATACTATAAAATAATGAATTATGGAACAGAAAAAGAAAAAGAAATAGCATTTAGAGAATGATCAAGATGAGAAACATCACTTGTTTCTATTAATCAAATGAACTTTGATGAAAATGATAAAAAAGGAAATGCTGAAATTTCTTTACTAGAAAATTATTATTTTTATAATAAAACTTTTATTCCTGAAAATTATATTTTGGATAACATCAAAATTATTCAACATATTGAAACTTTTATTGTTCATGGTGAATATGACTTGGATTGTCGTCCATCAAGTGCATATGAATTGCATCAAAAAATGTTAAATTCACAACTTTTTATTATTAAAAAAGCAGCACATACTATTGGTGACTATAAAATTACTAAAAAATTGGTAGAAATTACCAATTCATTAGTTAAATAA
- a CDS encoding ABC transporter permease subunit: MVFIVYKSFYSFKYYKSEIFTFTSNLNTAFSGGIFLPLLTTFIVAFFTLIISCPIGLKIAFWLNLRNKNHKIYQKSKFFLKVFNGLPSVIFGLFALMVISKWVQFIFRLNSGTNILNAILMLSIMAIPTITNNIIQTLEKVEIELKNSAKSLGLNTSKIAYKIVKKEIRKEIWSAYFLAFSKVMGESVALMFILKSQNYLNIYNKGFLGILNSSLKTIGALLPANFFAENGGDALRSLMFALGLILFIFIIFLNLLLTSLIGKKRKIKIRNLETLNLFFLKNIKNKKIINDFYNINKIFWELFSVLIFLIVGIWIMGDIVLNGLKSFFNENNTLVGNNGDSTLRALLNTLIIGFFALLIAFPISFFSVVYISEYAVNKKIKNSFSSLIDAFTSVPSIIFGLFGYSVFISTFGFTAGGSQSHSLLAGILTISMFIIPFMIKSIQISFDSFDHNLKIAAQALGLSKAKIIYKLIFPKIWPKLINVLILMLAKITSESAPFLLTTGMTNSPILSLTTFGQTITTRMVVQLNSAASNAINIMYECALISLILFTSLFYVSDKIIPKISMFNFKRFIWAKK; the protein is encoded by the coding sequence TTGGTTTTTATAGTTTACAAATCATTTTACAGTTTTAAATATTACAAAAGTGAAATTTTTACTTTTACTTCTAATTTAAATACAGCTTTTAGTGGCGGTATTTTTCTTCCGCTTTTAACTACATTCATTGTTGCTTTTTTCACACTAATTATTTCTTGTCCTATAGGTTTAAAAATTGCATTTTGATTAAATTTAAGAAATAAAAATCATAAAATCTATCAAAAAAGTAAATTCTTTTTAAAAGTATTTAATGGTTTACCATCTGTTATTTTTGGACTGTTTGCCTTAATGGTTATCTCAAAATGAGTGCAGTTTATATTTAGATTAAATTCAGGAACAAATATTTTAAATGCAATTCTCATGTTATCTATTATGGCAATACCTACCATAACAAATAATATTATTCAAACCTTAGAAAAAGTGGAAATTGAATTAAAAAATTCGGCTAAATCATTAGGACTAAATACAAGTAAAATTGCCTATAAAATAGTCAAAAAAGAAATACGAAAAGAAATTTGAAGTGCTTATTTTTTAGCTTTTTCAAAAGTAATGGGTGAATCTGTTGCTTTAATGTTTATTTTGAAGTCACAAAATTACTTAAATATCTATAATAAAGGTTTTTTGGGAATATTAAATTCTTCATTAAAAACAATTGGGGCCTTACTACCAGCAAACTTTTTTGCTGAAAATGGAGGCGATGCTTTAAGAAGTTTAATGTTTGCTTTAGGATTAATCCTTTTTATCTTTATTATTTTTCTTAATTTGCTATTAACAAGCTTAATTGGTAAAAAAAGAAAAATTAAAATTAGAAATTTAGAAACTTTGAATTTATTTTTTTTAAAAAACATTAAAAACAAGAAAATTATTAATGACTTTTATAATATTAATAAAATTTTTTGAGAATTGTTTTCTGTTCTAATTTTTCTAATTGTTGGAATATGAATAATGGGAGATATAGTTCTAAATGGATTAAAATCTTTTTTTAATGAAAACAATACTTTAGTTGGAAACAATGGTGATTCAACTTTAAGAGCATTGCTTAATACATTAATTATTGGATTTTTTGCATTGCTAATTGCCTTTCCGATTTCTTTCTTTTCTGTTGTTTATATTAGTGAATATGCAGTCAATAAAAAAATTAAAAATTCTTTCTCTTCTCTTATTGATGCTTTTACTTCTGTGCCATCTATAATTTTTGGATTATTTGGTTATTCTGTTTTTATTTCGACATTTGGTTTTACAGCCGGTGGTAGTCAATCACACTCATTGTTAGCAGGAATTTTAACAATTTCAATGTTTATTATTCCTTTTATGATAAAAAGTATTCAAATAAGTTTTGATAGTTTTGATCATAATTTAAAAATAGCTGCACAAGCATTAGGACTATCAAAAGCCAAAATTATCTACAAATTAATATTTCCTAAAATTTGACCTAAATTAATTAATGTTTTAATTTTAATGCTCGCCAAGATAACTTCAGAAAGTGCTCCTTTTTTACTAACTACCGGAATGACTAATTCACCTATTTTGAGTTTGACGACTTTTGGTCAAACTATAACAACAAGAATGGTAGTTCAACTAAATAGTGCGGCGTCAAATGCGATAAATATAATGTATGAATGTGCTTTGATTTCTTTAATTCTATTCACATCATTATTCTATGTTTCTGATAAGATAATTCCAAAAATTTCTATGTTTAATTTTAAGAGGTTTATATGAGCGAAAAAATAA
- a CDS encoding MAG0770 family lipoprotein, which translates to MKLKKFSKHFLFSAILSTTIISTSCTSSFYDLSKTLETQFVAQIRKYYNSYLFYYQELKDFLNVQNSNGALEYFKFNLNKATALTNFWNDRIVKNSLVNSLLIKSNEFKDLGYYKNGQFISLKDDFSFLLDQFDLSQNDNADNLAIQMNNFSRINTEIYDVILSDYKAFNSWYISRFLDEFNSNDLGKDWPLFKSQKKLAKESQEIFFDRLKSHESRFESEFKNKIFDATKTNIDYSKLGYINLGDGSFGHTHSAVNLWREWNSMIFTYFDNDELVVDKNNKIAQINYVIDTLDKYIKDNNITSDIYIIEINNPEAKLNVTNFLSLLKNEVTNNQIAPRQSKKYITNFESKLIEPMQNLMKVAKAIVLEINNFNN; encoded by the coding sequence ATGAAACTAAAAAAATTTTCAAAACACTTTTTATTTTCTGCAATTTTATCAACAACAATTATTTCAACAAGCTGTACTAGTAGTTTTTATGATCTTTCCAAAACACTAGAAACACAATTTGTGGCGCAAATAAGAAAATATTATAATTCTTACCTTTTTTACTATCAAGAATTAAAAGATTTTTTAAATGTTCAAAATTCTAATGGTGCTTTAGAGTATTTTAAATTTAATTTAAATAAAGCGACGGCACTTACTAATTTTTGAAATGATCGAATTGTTAAAAATTCTTTAGTAAATTCCTTGTTGATTAAAAGTAATGAATTTAAAGATTTAGGTTATTATAAAAATGGCCAGTTTATAAGTCTTAAAGATGATTTTTCATTTCTTCTTGATCAATTTGATTTAAGTCAAAACGATAATGCAGATAATTTAGCAATTCAAATGAATAATTTTTCAAGAATTAATACTGAAATTTATGACGTAATTTTAAGTGATTATAAGGCATTTAATTCTTGATATATATCTAGATTTTTAGATGAATTTAATTCAAATGATTTAGGCAAGGATTGACCTTTATTTAAAAGTCAAAAAAAATTAGCTAAAGAAAGTCAAGAAATCTTTTTTGATCGCTTGAAAAGTCACGAAAGCCGTTTTGAAAGTGAATTTAAAAACAAAATTTTTGATGCAACTAAAACAAATATTGATTATAGTAAATTAGGATATATAAATTTAGGCGACGGTAGTTTTGGCCATACACACTCAGCAGTTAATTTATGAAGAGAATGAAATTCGATGATTTTTACTTATTTTGACAATGATGAATTGGTGGTTGATAAAAATAATAAAATTGCCCAAATAAACTATGTAATAGACACATTAGACAAATATATAAAAGATAATAATATTACAAGTGATATATACATAATTGAAATAAATAATCCAGAGGCAAAATTGAATGTAACTAATTTTTTAAGTTTATTAAAAAACGAAGTAACAAATAATCAAATTGCTCCAAGACAATCGAAAAAATATATAACGAATTTTGAATCTAAGTTAATTGAACCAATGCAGAATTTAATGAAAGTTGCAAAAGCAATTGTTTTAGAAATTAACAATTTTAATAATTAA
- the pstB gene encoding phosphate ABC transporter ATP-binding protein PstB, producing the protein MSEKINNKIIFKVENLNFWYNNKAKQALFNINLEIKENKTVALIGPSGCGKSTFLKLLNRIQDENNANVYEGKIWYWKNESQEFVDLKDRKKINNIELRQQVGMVFQQPTVFPVSIYENIAIGLKNIGIFDPKILDQKVEDALKKAALYDEVKDKLKSSAADLSGGQKQRLCIARTIALEPKVILMDEPTSALDPIATQKIENLILSLKNDYTIIIVTHSMSQAQRVTDETIFFLSGEVIEHSSTRQIFTSPLNSKTRDYIMGKIG; encoded by the coding sequence ATGAGCGAAAAAATAAACAATAAAATAATTTTTAAAGTTGAAAATTTAAATTTCTGATACAACAATAAAGCAAAACAAGCTTTATTTAACATAAATTTAGAAATTAAAGAAAACAAAACAGTAGCTTTAATTGGTCCTTCTGGATGTGGAAAAAGTACTTTCTTAAAATTATTGAATCGTATTCAAGATGAAAATAATGCAAATGTTTATGAGGGTAAAATCTGATATTGAAAAAATGAAAGTCAAGAATTTGTGGACTTAAAAGATAGAAAAAAAATAAATAATATAGAACTACGACAACAAGTTGGTATGGTTTTTCAACAACCTACTGTTTTTCCTGTTTCAATTTATGAAAATATAGCAATTGGACTTAAAAACATTGGAATTTTTGATCCAAAAATTTTAGATCAAAAAGTTGAAGATGCACTTAAAAAAGCTGCTTTATATGACGAAGTAAAAGATAAACTTAAATCATCAGCAGCAGATCTTTCTGGCGGACAAAAACAAAGATTATGTATTGCTAGAACTATCGCTTTAGAACCAAAAGTAATTTTAATGGATGAACCAACATCGGCTTTAGATCCTATAGCTACGCAAAAAATTGAAAATTTAATTTTAAGTTTAAAAAATGATTACACAATTATTATTGTTACACATTCAATGTCACAAGCACAAAGAGTAACTGATGAAACAATTTTCTTTCTAAGCGGCGAAGTTATTGAACACTCAAGTACTAGACAAATTTTTACAAGTCCTCTAAATTCTAAAACTCGTGACTATATTATGGGAAAGATAGGTTAG
- the metK gene encoding methionine adenosyltransferase: MKHKILFTSESVGQGHPDKICDQISDTILDEYLKQDPNSHVAIETMASGNILTIGGEVSSLATIDHEAVAIKVLKKAGQYKDGLKIQLDVKTQSPDIKQGVLLDNEIGAGDQGIMFGYATNETTTYMPLAITLAHEIVKLADKLRENGEFKYAKSDMKSQVTVDYTNSNAIKIDTVLTSIQHDANFDEKEFKDFIKNNIIKVVLDKYGFELPEKIYINPTGKFVIGGPIGDTGLTGRKIIVDTYGGAARHGGGAFSGKDSTKVDRSAAYAARWIAKNIVATGIVNKIEIQISYAIGIAQPTSIAVNTFGLVSKEIDDKIIDAIYSIFDLRPAAIIKDLDLRKPIFAPTSYFGHFGRDDLNLPWERLNKVAELKEFFNN; encoded by the coding sequence ATGAAACATAAAATACTTTTTACAAGTGAATCAGTTGGTCAGGGTCACCCTGATAAAATTTGTGATCAAATTTCAGATACCATTCTTGATGAATATTTAAAACAGGATCCAAATTCGCACGTGGCCATTGAAACAATGGCAAGTGGAAATATTTTGACTATTGGAGGAGAAGTATCTTCATTAGCAACTATTGATCATGAAGCAGTAGCCATTAAAGTTTTGAAAAAAGCAGGTCAATATAAAGACGGTTTGAAAATTCAATTGGATGTTAAAACTCAAAGTCCTGATATTAAACAAGGAGTATTATTAGATAATGAAATAGGAGCAGGTGATCAAGGAATTATGTTTGGTTATGCCACTAATGAAACTACAACATATATGCCTTTAGCAATTACTCTTGCACACGAAATTGTCAAATTAGCCGATAAATTACGTGAAAACGGTGAATTTAAATATGCAAAAAGTGATATGAAAAGTCAAGTTACTGTTGATTATACAAATTCTAATGCGATAAAAATTGACACTGTTTTAACTTCAATTCAGCATGACGCTAATTTTGATGAAAAAGAATTTAAAGATTTCATTAAAAACAACATAATTAAAGTAGTTTTAGACAAATATGGTTTTGAATTACCTGAAAAAATTTATATTAATCCAACAGGAAAATTTGTCATAGGTGGACCAATTGGAGATACAGGATTAACAGGAAGAAAAATAATTGTAGATACTTACGGCGGTGCCGCAAGACACGGCGGTGGAGCATTTAGTGGTAAAGATTCTACAAAAGTAGATCGTTCTGCTGCTTATGCCGCAAGGTGAATTGCCAAAAATATTGTTGCTACAGGAATAGTTAATAAAATAGAAATTCAAATTTCATATGCAATTGGAATTGCCCAACCAACTTCAATTGCCGTAAATACCTTTGGATTAGTTTCAAAAGAAATTGATGATAAAATTATCGATGCTATCTATTCAATTTTTGATTTAAGACCCGCTGCTATTATTAAAGATTTAGATTTGAGAAAGCCAATTTTTGCACCAACTTCTTATTTTGGTCATTTTGGAAGAGATGATCTTAATTTACCTTGAGAAAGATTAAATAAGGTAGCAGAATTAAAAGAATTTTTCAATAATTAA
- a CDS encoding sigma factor-like helix-turn-helix DNA-binding protein has product MTKDINDIEVVEYYIQLFEKYQNFLTQTQKQAFQLYFHENLSYQEIANITATTRSAAYDSVKKALTNLEKIAKKFEKI; this is encoded by the coding sequence ATGACTAAAGACATTAATGATATTGAAGTAGTTGAATACTATATTCAGTTATTTGAAAAATATCAAAATTTTTTAACACAAACTCAAAAACAAGCTTTTCAACTTTATTTTCATGAAAACTTATCTTACCAAGAAATAGCAAATATTACTGCTACTACACGTTCAGCTGCTTATGATAGTGTTAAAAAAGCTTTAACTAATCTTGAAAAAATTGCTAAAAAATTTGAAAAAATATAA
- a CDS encoding PhoU domain-containing protein yields the protein MSINYKLLKKSEEHLKEFFYSYVNHSINMHDLVLNFIKQSYLKDDSTKIFDEIYKLEQISDRIQVENFDELLWDISKDQPMLDHLRWYICVLNSLGDIERINDYLFSIANFFNKYKTNMINEIYQMAIELNEKLNSIFHNFLKYTRRKQASKFFEVFKKEKEDYKIFCDQKIEKLAQILNEKNVDIQIIIKLSYELHAHYRVVERMENILENLVFINEPEFFKKKIEKNELI from the coding sequence ATGTCAATTAACTATAAACTACTAAAAAAGAGCGAAGAACATTTAAAAGAATTTTTTTATAGCTATGTCAATCATTCTATTAATATGCATGATTTAGTTTTAAATTTTATTAAACAATCATATTTAAAGGATGATTCTACAAAAATTTTTGATGAAATTTATAAATTAGAACAAATAAGTGATCGAATTCAAGTTGAAAATTTTGATGAATTATTATGAGATATCTCTAAAGATCAACCAATGTTGGATCATTTGCGTTGATATATTTGCGTACTTAATTCATTAGGTGATATTGAAAGAATCAATGATTATTTATTTTCGATTGCAAACTTTTTTAATAAGTATAAAACTAACATGATTAATGAAATTTATCAAATGGCTATTGAACTTAATGAAAAATTAAATTCAATTTTTCATAATTTTTTAAAATATACTCGTAGAAAACAAGCAAGTAAATTTTTTGAAGTTTTTAAAAAAGAAAAAGAGGATTATAAAATATTCTGTGATCAAAAAATTGAAAAATTAGCCCAAATTTTAAATGAAAAAAATGTTGATATTCAAATCATTATTAAACTTTCTTATGAACTTCATGCGCACTATAGAGTTGTAGAAAGAATGGAAAATATTTTAGAAAATCTTGTTTTCATTAATGAACCTGAGTTTTTTAAAAAGAAAATTGAAAAAAATGAATTAATTTAA
- the thiI gene encoding tRNA uracil 4-sulfurtransferase ThiI: protein MYDKILIRYGELTLKHKNRQNFIDKLADNVWKIVGEKPKAGFDRMYLNYTNLNLEKLNFVFGITSYSPAIVCDKDLEIIKEKIKLLVKNNIKTFKISARRSDKSYPLTSNELNQTLGAFLLNEFSNLKVDVHNPDLIVNVEIRKNEAFIFDKEIQGLGGLPVGTAGKVLHLMSGGIDSPVAAYQLMKRGLEIVYLSFISPPQTDEKTVNKLKNLIQILNQYQGKSTLHLATYTKLMNYIYLTSNSSYRINLMRRSFYRIASKLAEKNNILALSNGENLGQVASQTLESINTISSQSSLVIFRPLLTNDKNETIEIAKKIKTYELSIQKANETCELFAPKKPVTRPKKEEAEFLENELNMIGEMEEEILNQNIEKIYFN, encoded by the coding sequence ATGTACGATAAAATTTTAATTCGTTATGGAGAACTTACACTTAAACATAAAAATCGTCAAAACTTTATTGACAAACTTGCAGATAATGTTTGAAAAATTGTGGGTGAAAAGCCTAAAGCTGGTTTTGATCGAATGTATTTAAATTACACAAATTTAAATCTAGAAAAACTAAATTTTGTTTTTGGAATTACTTCTTATTCTCCTGCAATTGTGTGCGACAAAGATCTTGAAATAATCAAAGAAAAAATCAAATTATTAGTTAAAAATAATATTAAAACTTTCAAAATTAGTGCTAGAAGATCAGATAAAAGTTACCCTCTTACATCAAATGAATTAAATCAAACTTTGGGGGCTTTTTTACTTAATGAGTTTTCTAATTTAAAAGTAGATGTACACAACCCAGATTTAATAGTTAACGTTGAAATTAGAAAAAATGAAGCATTTATTTTTGATAAAGAAATTCAAGGTTTAGGTGGTCTACCAGTGGGAACTGCTGGAAAAGTTTTACATCTTATGAGTGGAGGAATTGATTCTCCAGTAGCCGCTTATCAATTAATGAAAAGAGGTCTTGAAATTGTTTATCTTTCATTTATTTCTCCACCACAAACTGATGAAAAAACTGTTAATAAATTAAAAAATTTAATTCAAATTCTTAATCAATATCAGGGCAAATCCACCTTACACTTGGCCACATATACCAAGTTAATGAATTACATTTATCTCACTTCTAATTCTTCATATCGTATTAATTTAATGAGAAGAAGTTTTTACCGAATAGCTAGTAAATTAGCAGAAAAAAATAATATTTTAGCATTATCAAATGGAGAAAATTTAGGACAAGTAGCATCACAAACTTTAGAGTCAATCAATACAATATCATCACAAAGTAGTTTAGTAATTTTTAGACCACTACTTACTAATGACAAAAACGAAACAATTGAGATTGCTAAAAAAATTAAAACATATGAACTTTCAATTCAAAAAGCCAATGAAACTTGCGAACTTTTTGCTCCTAAAAAGCCTGTAACTAGACCAAAAAAAGAAGAAGCAGAATTTTTAGAAAATGAATTAAACATGATTGGAGAAATGGAAGAGGAAATTCTTAATCAAAATATTGAAAAAATTTACTTTAATTAA
- the eno gene encoding phosphopyruvate hydratase yields the protein MSAITKILTREILDSRGNPTVQVEVFTANGGHGIANVPSGASTGSKEALELRDKGSEFETNWFGGKGVMNAVKNAQILGQYLVNWKFDVFNQREIDQTLIQLDGTPNKNKYGANAILGISLAVARAAANELKMPLYKYLGGVNASLLPLPMLNVLNGGAHASNTVDFQEFMIMPLGAKTFREALQMANKVFHTLAKILKNNGHGTQVGDEGGFAPNAHSHEEILDYLIEAIEKAGYTPSTSGENAIAIAIDAAASEIYNEETGIYTFKKLKEAIDNNKPGFEHLQKQKLSFTTDELLDYYQSLVNKYPIISIEDGFAENDWDGFVKFTAKFGNKVQIVGDDLTVTNPKLLEKAINEKAMNSILIKLNQIGTLTETIDAIQLAQINNMTAVVSHRSGETEDSTIADLAVALSTGQIKTGSLSRSDRIAKYNRLLQIEEELGESAQFKAEKSFYNLIK from the coding sequence ATGTCAGCAATTACAAAAATTTTAACAAGAGAAATTCTTGACTCAAGAGGTAATCCAACCGTTCAAGTTGAAGTTTTTACAGCAAATGGAGGTCATGGAATAGCAAATGTTCCTTCTGGTGCTTCAACTGGATCAAAAGAAGCGTTAGAATTGAGAGATAAAGGCAGTGAATTTGAAACCAATTGATTTGGCGGAAAAGGTGTTATGAATGCTGTAAAAAATGCTCAAATTCTAGGACAGTATTTAGTTAACTGAAAATTTGACGTTTTTAATCAGAGGGAAATCGATCAAACATTAATACAACTAGACGGCACACCTAATAAAAATAAATATGGAGCTAACGCAATTTTAGGAATTAGTCTAGCAGTTGCTCGCGCTGCTGCAAATGAATTGAAAATGCCTCTTTATAAATATTTAGGAGGTGTTAATGCTTCATTACTTCCTTTACCAATGTTGAATGTTTTAAATGGTGGTGCACACGCATCTAATACTGTTGATTTCCAAGAATTCATGATCATGCCACTAGGAGCTAAAACTTTTAGAGAAGCATTGCAAATGGCAAATAAAGTTTTTCACACTTTAGCAAAAATACTAAAAAATAACGGGCATGGCACTCAAGTAGGAGATGAAGGTGGATTTGCTCCAAACGCTCATAGTCATGAAGAAATTTTAGATTATTTAATTGAGGCCATTGAAAAAGCTGGTTATACTCCTTCAACAAGTGGCGAAAACGCAATTGCAATTGCAATTGATGCTGCAGCAAGTGAAATTTATAATGAAGAAACAGGAATTTATACTTTTAAAAAACTTAAAGAAGCTATAGACAATAATAAACCTGGTTTTGAACACTTACAAAAACAAAAACTTTCATTTACAACAGATGAATTACTAGATTATTATCAATCACTTGTTAACAAATATCCTATTATTTCAATTGAAGATGGATTTGCAGAGAATGATTGAGATGGATTTGTTAAATTTACTGCAAAATTTGGAAACAAAGTTCAAATTGTTGGGGATGATTTAACTGTTACTAATCCAAAATTGCTTGAGAAAGCAATTAATGAAAAAGCAATGAATTCAATTTTAATTAAACTTAATCAAATTGGTACTTTAACTGAAACTATTGATGCAATTCAATTAGCACAAATTAACAATATGACAGCTGTTGTAAGTCATCGTTCAGGAGAAACTGAAGATTCAACTATTGCAGACTTAGCTGTAGCTCTAAGCACAGGACAAATCAAAACAGGTTCTTTATCAAGAAGCGATAGAATTGCAAAATATAACAGATTATTACAAATTGAAGAAGAATTGGGCGAATCTGCACAATTTAAAGCTGAAAAATCATTTTACAATTTAATTAAATAA
- the rpmG gene encoding 50S ribosomal protein L33, giving the protein MSREGFTLGCTVCKNENYISKKNKKNNPEKLELAKYCNTCRKSTPHKEKK; this is encoded by the coding sequence ATGTCAAGAGAAGGATTTACATTAGGTTGCACAGTATGTAAAAATGAAAATTACATCAGCAAAAAAAATAAAAAAAATAATCCAGAAAAATTAGAACTTGCTAAATACTGCAACACATGTAGAAAATCAACACCTCACAAAGAGAAAAAATAA
- the ftsY gene encoding signal recognition particle-docking protein FtsY, translating into MGFFNYLKNKIFKKKDDVALKEEELKKQSELELIESKKLEKYNAGLAKTSSLGQKIFNLQSKHKNINEDFFEELEEILIMSDINASLVYAIVTHIKNEVVKRNLTDVKEIGELVADQMFVVYTNKSIVDTTLNYQDGRLNVFIFIGVNGSGKTTSIAKIAHKYVKEGKKVLIAAADTFRAGAVNQLEIWAQRANAEIIKPVKEGADPSSVVYAALEKAKNENYDLLLIDTAGRLQNKINLMKELEKMYQIIQRFQDDAPHDCLLVLDATTGQNGVSQAKAFSEVAHPTGIILTKMDGTSKGGIVLSIKDEFDLNVKYIGLGEGLEDLEEFDLDKFIYTMTKDLMDDQND; encoded by the coding sequence ATGGGTTTTTTCAATTATTTAAAAAATAAAATTTTTAAAAAGAAAGATGATGTTGCTTTAAAAGAAGAAGAATTAAAAAAACAAAGTGAACTTGAATTAATTGAATCTAAAAAACTTGAAAAATATAATGCAGGTTTAGCAAAAACATCTTCACTTGGTCAAAAAATTTTTAACTTGCAATCTAAACACAAAAATATCAATGAAGATTTTTTTGAAGAGTTAGAAGAAATTTTAATCATGAGTGATATTAATGCTTCATTAGTTTATGCAATTGTTACTCACATTAAAAATGAAGTAGTAAAAAGAAATTTAACTGATGTTAAAGAAATCGGTGAATTAGTTGCCGATCAAATGTTTGTTGTTTATACAAACAAAAGTATCGTTGACACAACTTTAAATTATCAAGATGGACGTTTAAATGTATTCATCTTTATTGGAGTTAATGGTAGCGGGAAAACTACATCAATTGCTAAAATTGCCCATAAATACGTTAAAGAAGGAAAAAAAGTTTTAATTGCTGCAGCAGATACTTTTAGAGCTGGTGCTGTTAATCAATTAGAAATTTGAGCACAACGTGCAAATGCTGAAATTATCAAACCTGTTAAAGAAGGTGCAGATCCATCATCTGTTGTTTATGCTGCTTTAGAAAAGGCTAAAAATGAAAATTATGATCTTTTATTAATTGATACAGCTGGTAGATTACAAAATAAAATTAATTTAATGAAAGAATTAGAAAAAATGTATCAAATTATTCAAAGATTTCAAGATGATGCACCACACGATTGTTTGTTAGTTTTAGACGCTACAACTGGTCAAAATGGAGTTTCACAAGCTAAAGCTTTTAGCGAAGTTGCGCATCCAACTGGAATTATTTTAACGAAAATGGATGGAACTTCAAAAGGTGGAATTGTTTTATCAATCAAAGATGAATTTGATCTAAATGTTAAGTATATTGGATTGGGAGAAGGACTTGAAGATTTAGAAGAATTCGATTTAGATAAATTTATTTATACAATGACAAAAGATTTAATGGATGATCAAAATGACTAA